The DNA region gtgttatgatgtcatgatgttatgatgccatgatgTTACGATGCAGAGacatgtcacacaacaatcaatcctaggttttaaggcttgcatgagttccataggtaagtaccctccccactgaagtttggttggttcaacctgtcctagaatagtaatcgggttctagaaggatctcagatcatcgacctttctttaagtccacttcagtgcaacgccaagtggttgaccaaagcttccctaaagtccaatctcaaagagtgtagtatcgagtctcaaccaaccccagtcggaaccgaagtcagttatctcactactttctaatggctaggatgagtcaattagggttctaaaggtctggttaatgctttgatgacaccacgcgaatgccaaatttttcctcaagtaaacatgaggaacatcaggacatccaaagtgtcacattaaccgtagccatcattttaaccattccagtatacaccggatagtcgcgatgatctattgctacttacctaaggtacactagatccgggtgtaggatctttcactcaagcataaaataccctcaaaagaaggaacagtttaaaacataaatgatttttaaggtgacctctctttgtacgtccccagcagagtcgccagttctgtcatacggtgaactggactttttgtgtttttaatcgcaatgtcgcggttagcaagagtcgccaccgacttttcttttatcccataaggaaaggcggaaaagaacaggaaagaccttaatttagattcttaggttcgggaggtacgttatacaaagggaaggtgttagcaccctttgtatccatggttatccatgggctcttaattgctcaatcatttatgtttttctagtttgaaaaagtggttgagaaatgcGTAGGAAATgtttgaaaaggagaatttaactttgtaatgattcttgtatgaatgtatacaaaatggttatctcgtttagttttgaaaatagtttagaaaaatagtttggaaatgtgtgaggtgtgaaaagtagttttaaattgtgaataagcaattaagagttatacctatccgaggtctttccgggcatttcctatccttatgagggtaaaactgtccttactattgagaagtaagtagttttatcctttggatgtaaaagggtcatcgtagggtcatcgataggtcattgaaggcaacagttgtaaggataccttagcattcgaagggacgatcatcatttaaccgtaggctacatcgaagggtcatcgagggacaaaatcatatattcgaaggcaacatccgagggactatgatttattttatgatgatttaatcgaagggtcttggctaagtatatccccacattcgcgggacatgaccgttataccgtaataccgtagggcagcaaagagaggtccaatatcatttatttaaagtccatattttaacgTTCATTAGGTAATCATGatggatctccacattaaaatcaacacattaaaatcaatacattaaagATTAATACATTAAAgttaattaggcaatcaatatgaatcttcacattaaagtgaagcaatttagaatccatctccacgaaggtctcccgcacgtaaagtggagtacctaACCGGCCGCTTCATTGGGGATAAGGAAGCttttacaccattcaacacacgggttagagcattaagataaaatatgatttgacaattgcaccataaaatagaCATAACAGTTATGAGTTCAGGCCAAGTGATGCAAAAATCGTAGTTAGATAAGCATAAAATAGAAcagcaaagagacaaagcagcccctgtcccgttcgcctctgcttcgcctagcgaaggctcagcgaaggctcgctgcaggctcgcttagcgatgagctagcgagcggccacgggtttggaatttgacagcagcatgtcttccgaaaacctgcactcttatggcatttgatcacaggcatagcataggcaattatacaggatgttcatacttagattcacatACGAAATCGAGTTACATATCAAAGCTTTAATcggaatgcatcatgtatgtGAAGAATATCAATTGTAAACGTAAAACAGCgatgatacgcaaacctgtgtgcaatcGCGATATTGAAAGGGACTGCTCGTTTGGATGCCGGATTGAGTTAggcggcggtagcttcggtgcggatgggctgccttcaggttagcagggtttttgcaccagggtttccgtccttctCCGTCCGTCTTCTTCCCTTTTTTCTCTTTTCGTTTCTgaagagctggtatttatagtagtagtggtggtgacctaatgggcttaaaatgaggtccaaaacttcagattttcgcaagcttcgctaggcgaaggaattgctcgcctagcgagcaagccattctgggcttttttctggatttgatgcttcgctgggcgagtgtcatgacgaagtgttcgctaggcgaagtagttgcttgcctagcgagcaagctattttgggccatttttggattgggcctgttgtgagctgggctttcGTTCCTTTAGAGTCGGTGCCTTGCAAAACAAGTCGGAATGCCTCGAAagatgccttgtaatatcaacgggcaaattttggggtatgacagtgaTGTTGTGATGAAGTCGTATTAATGTTTTAGTAATATGTTTTGATGAAGGTTGTATTTTGTAGTAGTGTTATGTTAGTATGGAAGTAAAGTATTATGAAATTTTTGCCAGTATTTAAGTGTGGGAAGTATGCAATGTTTTGGCTATTTCATGGATAATATAATATTTGTGTTGTAATGGTATGATTGTTTATGGTATGTTTGTCCATAGAAATTATTATTAAGAATAATTGGAATGAGAGTTGACAAATTGATAGATAGAACTTATAATTTGATAATGGTAACCATGATTGGTTTGAGTAAAGAAGCAGCTTGTTGTAGTGTTTGTTTCTGGTTTAAATAAAGAAACAATTTGTTGTAGTGATTGTTTGATGAATATATTAAAAAGTATAAAAGGTTTGTAGAAGTGGTTGTAATGTATAACTGATTCGACATGTTTGACAGAGTTAGAGGATAACTGTTGATGTTATAAGCATGTGAATATGGTGTAAAGTCAATCTGAagtgaaaaattaaaatattgGAATAGTCTATATACAAAGGTAAAATGATAACATAGATTGCATTATACAAGCAAATCAGTTTTAATATATTCACATACATAGGAAAGTAGGAATAGGATAATAAATGAGATGTTCTTTAGTAGATATGAGCAAAATTGCTTTAACAGGGTTTATTTTCAGGAATATGTCGTTTTGTGTATAAGGAAAATATCATTTGAGTTATTGTTAATTCAATGAAGTTGGAGTTAACGACACCAATCAGTAATGCAATACTATTTCATAAATTTATGAGGCAAAATAAAATGTAGCACTAAAAGTATAACATATTTGTATAAATAAGAAAAAACATACAATGTAACATAATCGTAGATAACGACACCAGCCAACCAATAATGTAACGAATTTCATACCATTACAAACATAAAATAAGGAAAAAACTATCTAACTAAAATTAACAATGAAATGAAAGAAGTAGCAGCTGGGTAAAAATGTTCACATTATAAATTCAACAATGGCCACTTGTAGAACTGTGTGGTGAATGTGGAATCTGCATGAAGGAGCAATATGTAAACTCTTATCACTTCAGAAGGACTATATGACAAGTTATGAAGAAAGTTGATTAAAAATAAACGATAGAGTTAAAAAAAAGTGTTGTGATGTATCTGTTAAAGATTATGGAAGACTTCTTTATAAACAATATTTGTTGTTGCATCTTTGACTTGAATGTGTTCGTCATGTATCAATATCTCTAAGTGGTCAATCAATGGCCTTAAAACAATGTTTGTGAGCCATGTGTGTTTCATCCCAAATTATCAAATGTGTATGTCTTAACATTTCTGCAAGGTCATCCTTAGGTTCGATGTTGCAAAGAGAGTTGTCAAAAATTGGAACTGGTATTTTCAACTTTGAATGTGCAGTTCTCCCACATGAGAGCAAAAGTGCAGCAATTCCGCTTGATGCAACGGTCACGATAATTTGATGCTTTGATCTCAAATAACTTGTAAGAGTTTGCCACATAAAATTTATTTTGGTTCTGCCATGGCCATGCAGGAAAAAAACTTCCCCTTTTGGTTGGTGACAGTAGTGATGATTTTACCAAAGATGATGTTTTGTTCATTTACAATGACAACCTCACGAAATGGTACCAACTTCATAAACAAAAGTTTCAACTAAATTCACGTACACTTTTGTAAGTTtaatatcaaatgacaaaatgTGTATGAAGTAAAACAACATGGCCAGTTAAAAAAATTAAGTTAAGAAACAATTATGTGGCTATATTTTAATGTTATGTAGCAGTGCAAAAATTGGAACTGGTATTTTCAACTTTGAATGTGCAGTTCTCCCACATGAGAGCAAAAGTGCAGCAATTCCGCTTGATGCAACGGTCACGATAATTTGATGCTTTGATCTCAAATAACTTGTAAGAGTTTGCCACATAAAATTTATTTTGGTTCTGCCATGGCCATGCAGGAAAAAAACTTCCCCTTTTGGTTGGTGACAGTAGTGATGATTTTACCAAAGATGATGTTTTGTTCATTTACAATGACAACCTCACGAAATGGTACCAACTTCATAAACAAAAGTTTCAACTAAATTCACGTACACTTTTGTAAGTTtaatatcaaatgacaaaatgTGTATGAAGTAAAACAACATGGCCAGTTAAAAAAATTAAGTTAAGAAACAATTATGTGGCTATATTTTAATGTTATGTAGCAGTGCAAATAAATCAACACCAATGCAAAACTATTCAGACTATGTATTTATCTATAATATAAAGTAACAACTTTGTGAATGGTGCATACAACATAACAAATTCTGATTTAAGTGCAGAAACGTCATAATTCCATTCATCGTAAATCAAGCAATTACTAAGTTGTTCCAAAACATAACCATTTGGATATGGAATAGGACATAAATCCTTCAAAGTACGAAGATTAGCTTGCAAAATCTTTTCAATTTCAACTAAAGTCAAATTTTGTAGTTCTTCATCAATCAAACTAAGTTCTACAGTAAGAGAACATAATGTTATGCTTCATCATAAATACATCTTATGTGATACATAAAATAAAGACAATAATCAATACTAAAGAGTTATTTGAAAAATGGACCTGGATTGCAATACAAAATTCGTTGTTCATGCAATATACCATCCGACAATCATGTCCAAGTATTATTCCATACATGACTTGATCTATTTACTATACCGAACAACAACATAATGACAAATAATTTCCTCAAAAAATTGTCTTGAATCCCATGCACTTACTTCCTGGATGGCCAAAATAAATTCTTTGTCCTCCTCAAGAAACCCCATTGCAAAGCATGCATCTCTAAAGCTAAAGTATTATATTCCTCAAACCTTATGTATGTCCTCGTATGTTGTTGGGCCTTTAACTATACTGAGCATCATTCTTAAATAGAATAATTCATCAGTAGTTGGTGGAACCCATATTAACCGTCCGATGGTATAACCTTTCTTCCTTGATTTCCAACATCTACCATTTTTCCACTTTGGATGCCATTTTACTTTAAACGCAAATTCATATCCAAGCAAATGATGAAGGACCGATGGAAACTCCAGTGGATCATGAATACCATCCTAAAAGAAATGAAAAAGTGTGAAATTAAAAGACATTTGTATTAATATGATATTTCAAATGAGACTAAAAATATGATCACACCTCAACCATGGTTTGACGAAGTTGAGCAACGAACATCTCCAACAATTCAGTACATTCAAGGTCCCAAAACACGAAAATCGCATTACTACCATTATCAACTACTTCAATATCGATTTTGTACCTATAAGGTTTTACTCATAATGGTTAGAAATATATCACACTAATTTTTTGTTTATTCAATCCAAATTAAAGGTTACCTTAATATTTCTATTTTTGTGGAATGGTTATCAACACATATATAAGGTGGAAAACTACCTTTAGCTACTTTTGGACATTTGTGGCATGCCTGGAATACCAGTCGTTTCCAGATGCTTTCAGTTTATAATTAGTGGCTACcgttgtaacacccttctacccaaacgacatatttatatatatatattatcagagtacaacatgtagaagagtttacatttcatacaacatatCATTTCTCccatcacaacataaaacatattatttatttgatttaaaacttcgcagcggacaacaacataaatattataataatgtgtcaacatgatctcaacaaaacatctcaacaattattcatcataaacaacgtaaataaaaataatttggctatcgaatcccataatccccggtgtcacatgaccagagcatttgactcgactctgttAGAATAAttctacacttattcttcgaacctcaacaaaagctactcctctttatctgcacattgctcatcatagatgaacataaacacatgcagaaggggtgagaattacattattaaataataatataacgacagaaatataaacataaatatatatttcacatatgccaacacaactcatcatcatcatcaaaatcaacaaactcatgaacatcaacaaaacaacacatcaaatgcaatgcacaaacccatgcatgactcaacacgactcggtatacccattttgtgaccaactacaggatcaccactcccagattcatcaccatagaatccgagttccccgtaaggaaccaagcctatcaacaagcccggagtcaacaacatcattggaactcagtccgttcatcactaggcatcggcctttcatgaatgcatgcacaccaagcatgcatcataatcaacatagcaacaacagcatcatatagtcatgttatcatcatcattaacacattctatcataaAAACATATCACATCATGACACATAATCAAACACCGCATTATCACACCCTAATAATATCTATATCcctcaaagcaacgggaaatgatccctcgtatactatgcatcagctaagttacctcgctcagcctaacaaccgaaactgcacaacaacagcccaggaag from Lathyrus oleraceus cultivar Zhongwan6 chromosome 1, CAAS_Psat_ZW6_1.0, whole genome shotgun sequence includes:
- the LOC127108726 gene encoding uncharacterized protein LOC127108726, producing MGADDSDIHGIVPSAPKATFDSVLLVNNTYTMTNFWPLPNGLMFKTSEHQFIIRFTAGTSLSDINKHEIGGKKLNFKPFVDIITGKWKKDLLIGKYLISVSNAYNIKNLVINEEVPEIVDFRRRIPKDYDISSSSQLISTQFNMWSQNFYGSQLTSFGKFMSQATALSLGDIVKLPDASIFMACHKCPKVAKGSFPPYICVDNHSTKIEILRYKIDIEVVDNGSNAIFVFWDLECTELLEMFVAQLRQTMVEDGIHDPLEFPSVLHHLLGYEFAFKVKWHPKWKNGRCWKSRKKELSLIDEELQNLTLVEIEKILQANLRTLKDLCPIPYPNGYVLEQLSNCLIYDEWNYDVSALKSEFVMLYAPFTKLLLYIIDKYIV